A genome region from Mercenaria mercenaria strain notata chromosome 11, MADL_Memer_1, whole genome shotgun sequence includes the following:
- the LOC123531533 gene encoding galactosylceramide sulfotransferase-like, producing MKWNTRWLGVGLMAAVAIFATLQLIQVSNQYNNLPGREMSVLEHAQTLLKRSCREEFPVPQGVRVFSDGREVHHFAFLKVHKAASGTATSIFFRFGMTRGLTFVLPKWLNIVSSTDTLIEKQIHPRLNKSFDIMTSHVIYNKTAFERFLHKDSVYIGIIREPYQQFKSSMNYMAPKYVYNISKVNPIQQYLQNPLKFETAKSPRFSWINNRQAAEFGTPDDVIMKRNKTAMNEYVQKLDKEFHLVIISEYFDESIVLLRRMLNWSLKDILYRRLHTRGWDRKVTLPRPHDRKLYRRYAFADYAIYDFFYKKLWKQAIQAGEDFFGEVLHFKQVRDEVDDFCKVYPNITETYTVEKSEWNKAFIVEKEFCGMMFAEEEDWVKKVALKQYNIQPK from the exons ATGAAGTGGAATACAAG atgGTTAGGTGTTGGTTTAATGGCAGCTGTGGCTATTTTCGCAACACTCCAGCTGATTCAAGTTAGCAACCAATATAACAATCTACCTGGGCGAGAAATGTCAGTATTGGAGCATGCGCAAACCCTTTTGAAAAGATCATGCCGCGAAGAATTTCCGGTTCCGCAAGGTGTGCGCGTGTTCTCTGACGGAAGAGAAGTGCACCATTTTGCTTTTCTCAAGGTTCACAAAGCGGCAAGTGGAACAGCTACCTCTATTTTCTTCCGGTTCGGAATGACAAGAGGTTTAACGTTTGTTTTGCCCAAGTGGTTGAATATCGTCAGCTCAACCGACACATTGATAGAGAAACAAATTCATCCTCGTCTAAATAAATCATTCGATATTATGACGAGTCACGTGATTTATAACAAAACCGCGTTTGAAAGATTTCTGCACAAAGATTCCGTTTACATTGGCATTATTCGTGAGCCATATCAACAGTTTAAATCCAGTATGAATTATATGGCGCCAAAATATGTATACAACATATCAAAAGTAAATCCAATTCAGCAATATCTACAGAATCCTCTCAAATTTGAAACTGCCAAAAGTCCACGATTTTCGTGGATCAACAATCGTCAGGCTGCAGAATTTGGTACTCCTGATGACGTCATAATGAAAAGGAACAAAACGGCAATGAATGAGTATGTGCAAAAGCTTGACAAAGAATTCCATTTAGTGATCATTTCAGAATATTTTGATGAATCTATTGTTCTGCTCCGGAGGATGTTAAACTGGAGTTTGAAAGATATTCTGTACAGACGACTTCATACACGTGGTTGGGATCGTAAGGTAACTCTTCCCAGACCACATGATCGGAAGCTGTACCGCCGGTATGCCTTCGCTGACTACGCCATTTATGACTTCTTTTACAAAAAACTTTGGAAGCAGGCCATCCAGGCAGGCGAAGACTTTTTCGGCGAAGTCCTCCACTTCAAACAGGTAAGAGATGAAGTGGACGATTTTTGCAAAGTATATCCGAATATTACGGAAAcgtatactgttgaaaaaagtgAGTGGAATAAAGCGTTTATTGTGGAAAAAGAGTTCTGTGGCATGATGTTTGCCGAGGAAGAAGACTGGGTAAAGAAAGTAGCTCTCAAACAGTATAATATACAACCGAAATGA
- the LOC123532072 gene encoding sodium-dependent glucose transporter 1-like yields the protein MEEKMKNKQPSLIEKLKRQPIYREKFLHTVWICWAFVMLGWAESLFGPTFPDLRMIIGESLETASWLVTVTSAGFLVGSAITGILYDKLDKLLLIIGSIIGTAVTIAAIPWCSYFWLMMVVKCLSGMLTASLDTGGNADIVYIWDTEAGPYMQGLHFCFSFGGMIAPFIAEPFLAIERNKNTLNTTDSAAYFENSSTEVPITLESIPLYMNNTMKLLDNGSVLLSQKMQTNSTVERMQVSGETAVQYSYLITAILVLVVVIPFSVMYYIRPADVVKIERITDEKDPTNFNELSLPARIMVISILSLLMIIYCGTDDIYAGFLMTFVLTQLKWSKSEGSLATSLHWICFGLARLGCIFLVRFVKTSKLMIVFGICVVLSFTGLLLSTIYNIKPLIWIFIGCPGISMSFIFPAMFTWTNENIVTVSGKMSSMFLMSASTGVMLFPLLFGYTMERFSPIWFLYLLLGQSVVWILLFSFTVLLTKCLLKQRTKTIEIKIPEQEPLNMNTIVENNYILKN from the exons ATGGAGGAGAAGATGAAAAATAAGCAACCGTCTTTAATAGAGAAATTGAAGAGACAGCCGATATATAGAGAGAAGTTCCTGCACACTGTCTGGATATGCTGGGCGTTTGTAATGCTG GGATGGGCGGAGTCATTGTTTGGTCCGACTTTTCCCGATCTTCGCATGATAATTGGCGAATCGCTGGAAACTGCTTCATGGCTTGTGACTGTAACGTCAGCTGGGTTCTTGGTTGGATCCGCTATCACTGGGATCCTGTATGACAAGTTGGACAAACTGCTTCTTATAATCGGCTCCATTATTGGTACAGCAGTAACAATAGCAGCAATTCCTTGGTGTTCGTATTTCTGGCTGATGATGGTGGTAAAGTGTCTTTCGGGAATGCTGACGGCCAGTCTTGATACAG GTGGTAATGCTGATATTGTTTATATCTGGGACACCGAGGCTGGACCTTATATGCAAGGACTACATTTCTGCTTTAGCTTCGGCGGAATGATTGCACCATTTATTGCCGAACCTTTTTTAGCAATTGAAAGGAATAAAAACACTCTAAACACCACCGACAGTGCTGCTTATTTTGAAAACAGTTCTACTGAAGTTCCTATTACGCTCGAGTCCATCCCTTTATATATGAACAACACTATGAAATTATTAGACAATGGGTCAGTTTTATTAAGCCAAAAGATGCAGACTAATTCAACAGTCGAACGGATGCAAGTCTCTGGAGAAACGGCTGTGCAATACTCATATTTAATAACAGCCATTTTAGTTCTTGTAGTCGTGATTCCATTTTCTGTGATGTATTACATACGACCGGCGGATGTAGTAAAAATCGAAAGGATTACCGATGAGAAAGATCCGACAAACTTCAATGAACTGTCACTTCCGGCAAGGATAATGGTTATATCCATTTTATCACTGCTAATGATTATATACTGTGGGACAGATGACATATATGCAGGATTTTTAATGACATTTGTTCTAACTCAGTTAAAATGGTCGAAATCAGAAGGGTCTCTCGCTACCTCACTTCACTGGATATGTTTTGGTCTGGCACGACTCGGCTGTATTTTCCTCGTTCGCTTTGTTAAAACATCTAAATTGATGATAGTATTTGGCATATGTGTGGTTTTATCTTTCACTGGGTTACTATTATCtacaatttataatataaagCCGCTGATATGGATTTTTATCGGCTGCCCAGGGATTTCTATGTCATTTATATTTCCGGCCATGTTTACATGGACGAATGAGAATATCGTTACCGTCTCAGGGAAAATGTCTTCCATGTTTTTGATGTCAGCGTCTACAGGAGTCATGCTATTTCCTCTTCTCTTTGGATACACAATGGAACGGTTCTCTCCAATATGGTTTCTGTATTTACTATTAGGACAAAGTGTCGTCTGGATTCTACTCTTTAGTTTTACAGTTTTGCTGACAAAATGTTTACTTAAACAGCGAACTAaaacaattgaaattaaaattcccGAACAAGAGCCtttgaatatgaatacaattgTGGAAAATAACTATatactaaaaaattaa